The following coding sequences lie in one Chitinophagaceae bacterium genomic window:
- a CDS encoding DUF2490 domain-containing protein, with amino-acid sequence MIKLCQNIKVRFNCTGVQALPLMTLHFFYSCIFLLCCHRPALAQAAYTPQKDFQGIIGLNMEKKISRSFSVAIFNQEIFNQNLAELSTSFIDIGINYKLNRNFTLGADYRFITHKNINNSFESRQMLLADITYSKGVGNFSFSARVRFSNQFYNQLTAENYKPSSAYNRDKFTFRYRINYYITPYVSGEIFYPLNNTERNGLNRFRGSAGFFYNFNDHLRSEWYYAISQGFNKKTNNTIYAAGTSWYYRF; translated from the coding sequence ATGATAAAGCTGTGCCAAAATATTAAAGTACGTTTCAACTGCACCGGCGTTCAGGCACTGCCTCTCATGACCTTGCATTTTTTCTATTCCTGCATTTTTTTGTTGTGCTGTCATAGGCCTGCGCTGGCACAGGCTGCTTACACACCGCAAAAGGATTTTCAGGGAATTATCGGATTGAACATGGAGAAAAAAATATCACGTTCTTTCTCTGTTGCCATTTTCAACCAGGAAATATTTAACCAGAATCTTGCTGAGCTGAGTACTTCCTTTATCGATATCGGCATCAATTATAAACTCAACCGTAATTTTACATTAGGCGCGGATTACAGGTTCATAACGCATAAAAATATCAACAACAGTTTTGAAAGCCGCCAGATGCTGCTGGCGGATATTACTTATTCAAAAGGAGTCGGCAACTTTTCTTTTTCAGCAAGAGTTCGTTTTTCAAATCAATTTTATAATCAGCTTACTGCAGAAAATTACAAACCATCATCAGCCTACAATCGCGATAAGTTTACCTTCCGGTACAGAATAAACTACTATATCACGCCTTATGTATCAGGTGAAATTTTTTATCCGCTTAATAATACCGAGAGAAACGGATTAAACAGGTTTCGCGGTAGCGCGGGATTTTTTTATAACTTCAACGACCACCTTCGGAGCGAATGGTATTACGCAATTTCACAGGGTTTCAACAAAAAAACAAACAATACCATTTATGCGGCAGGCACTTCCTGGTACTATCGATTCTGA
- a CDS encoding isoaspartyl peptidase/L-asparaginase has protein sequence MAQSTNSIPKHPIAIAIHGGASNIKKLNLSAIQEKAYRDTLALALNAGYAVLQQGGSSVDAVVAAINVMENSVLFNAGKGSVITHDGTIEMDAAIMNGNTLKAGALAGVKTIKNPITAARSIMDSCKFIFLSGKGAENFAKEQGIEIVDTSYFFTQYRMDQLQRAVKGDTTPLDHSDTTGMMHPADGNEKSTEKFGTVGCVAIDYFGNLAAGTSTGGIVNKEYNRIGDSPMIGSGTYANNKTCAVSCTGRGEDFIRHVVAYDISALMQYRIINLHDAANFVIKDKLTKAGGRGGCIAMDKNGHIEMPFNTEGMFRGYINTRGVMKVSIYEE, from the coding sequence ATGGCTCAATCAACCAATAGTATTCCCAAGCATCCGATCGCCATCGCCATCCATGGTGGTGCGAGCAACATCAAAAAGTTGAACCTGTCAGCAATACAGGAAAAGGCTTACAGAGATACGCTTGCGCTTGCGCTTAATGCGGGCTATGCTGTGTTACAACAAGGTGGTTCCAGCGTTGATGCAGTGGTGGCGGCTATCAACGTAATGGAAAACTCAGTGCTGTTCAATGCCGGAAAGGGTTCTGTGATCACACATGATGGAACCATAGAAATGGATGCGGCCATCATGAACGGAAACACTTTGAAGGCCGGTGCCCTGGCGGGAGTAAAAACCATTAAGAATCCGATTACCGCAGCGCGCAGCATTATGGACAGTTGTAAATTCATTTTCTTATCAGGAAAAGGGGCTGAAAATTTTGCAAAGGAGCAGGGAATCGAGATAGTTGATACCAGTTATTTCTTTACGCAGTATCGCATGGATCAATTGCAACGCGCAGTGAAAGGCGATACCACACCACTCGACCATAGTGATACCACCGGTATGATGCATCCTGCTGATGGAAATGAAAAATCGACAGAGAAATTTGGAACAGTTGGTTGTGTGGCCATCGATTATTTTGGCAACCTTGCAGCCGGCACATCAACAGGTGGTATTGTGAACAAAGAATATAACCGCATCGGTGATTCACCTATGATCGGCAGTGGAACGTATGCAAATAATAAAACCTGCGCCGTTTCCTGCACCGGAAGAGGGGAGGATTTTATCCGCCACGTGGTGGCCTATGACATTTCCGCCCTCATGCAATACCGCATTATCAATCTTCATGACGCTGCCAATTTTGTAATTAAAGATAAACTCACCAAAGCGGGCGGCAGAGGGGGTTGTATTGCCATGGATAAAAACGGTCATATTGAAATGCCATTCAATACCGAGGGAATGTTCAGGGGATATATCAATACAAGAGGTGTAATGAAAGTGTCTATCTATGAAGAGTAA
- a CDS encoding citrate (Si)-synthase yields the protein MGYIKDKFAAKATPLAAEIKELIKSSSEIALGSYNVGQAYGGMKSIIALVTETSLLDANEGIRFRGYTIPELREKLPHLDNCNEPLPEGLFYLLLLDEIPTYKDVQHVANVWARRAIVPLHVFKAIDRLPRDMHPMTQFSIGIMAMQTESNFSRAYREGISKKDYWDPMYEDVMTLIARLPRVAAYIYRRSYKKGKHIEPNPDLDWAANFAHMLGFDQPDFYSYMRLFLTIHADHEGGNVSAHATHLVGSTLSDAYLAFASGMNGLAGPLHGLANQEVIRWILEMKRKLGKGGLTKEEIEKYIRQTLSEGKVVPGYGHAVLRKTDPRFLAQMEFAKKYCPDDELVNIVWNVYEVAPKILGETGKIKNPWPNVDAHSGSLLVHYGLVEYDFYTVLFGVSRALGVLASLVWDRALGQGIERPKSVTTGWIKDFIAKNAAKKEEPLTATTTE from the coding sequence ATGGGTTACATCAAAGATAAATTCGCCGCCAAAGCCACGCCACTGGCTGCCGAAATAAAAGAGTTAATTAAATCCAGCAGCGAGATTGCGCTGGGATCCTACAATGTTGGTCAGGCCTACGGCGGCATGAAGAGCATTATTGCGCTGGTGACAGAAACATCACTGCTCGATGCCAATGAAGGCATCCGATTTAGAGGCTACACCATTCCTGAACTCCGGGAAAAACTTCCGCACCTCGATAATTGCAACGAGCCGCTTCCCGAAGGACTCTTTTACCTCTTGCTGCTTGATGAAATTCCAACTTATAAAGATGTTCAACACGTGGCCAATGTTTGGGCGCGCCGTGCCATTGTGCCCTTGCATGTTTTTAAAGCAATAGATCGTCTGCCCCGCGATATGCATCCGATGACGCAGTTCAGCATCGGCATTATGGCCATGCAAACAGAATCAAATTTCAGCAGAGCCTACCGGGAAGGCATCAGCAAAAAGGATTATTGGGATCCCATGTATGAAGATGTGATGACACTCATTGCACGGCTTCCCCGCGTGGCTGCTTATATCTACCGACGTTCCTACAAAAAAGGAAAACACATTGAGCCGAATCCAGACCTCGACTGGGCTGCCAACTTCGCGCACATGCTAGGTTTCGATCAACCCGATTTTTACAGTTACATGCGTTTGTTCCTCACCATTCATGCGGATCATGAAGGCGGCAATGTTTCTGCACACGCAACACATTTAGTCGGATCTACTTTGAGTGATGCTTACTTAGCTTTTGCTTCGGGCATGAACGGATTGGCCGGTCCATTACACGGACTTGCTAACCAGGAAGTGATCCGATGGATTTTGGAAATGAAGCGAAAACTTGGAAAGGGTGGACTTACGAAAGAAGAAATTGAAAAATACATTCGTCAGACTTTATCGGAAGGAAAAGTGGTTCCCGGATATGGTCATGCAGTACTCCGTAAAACAGATCCGCGCTTTCTTGCGCAAATGGAATTTGCAAAAAAATATTGCCCTGATGACGAACTCGTGAACATTGTATGGAATGTATATGAAGTAGCTCCAAAAATATTAGGAGAAACAGGGAAGATCAAAAATCCATGGCCGAATGTGGATGCACATTCCGGTTCATTGCTTGTTCATTATGGACTGGTGGAATATGATTTTTATACGGTGCTCTTCGGCGTTTCACGTGCATTAGGTGTGCTGGCCTCTCTTGTTTGGGACCGTGCACTCGGACAAGGCATCGAACGGCCGAAATCCGTAACCACAGGATGGATCAAAGATTTTATTGCGAAGAATGCAGCTAAGAAAGAAGAACCATTAACTGCCACCACTACCGAATAG
- a CDS encoding AraC family transcriptional regulator, with protein MSSSAIPIEVVFCWIGSFCGGLTGMVLLFAKGNKIIANRYLGFFFLIFSFAIFVGSFAFNDLFLRFPQLFRLDSPFTYALMPMLYLFVRNSIDPGFRLRKWNWLLFLPALLNLVEFLPLYFSSREAKLAMIQVYAAKGSYLLPFHFPAKTIWTGLLIGINLSLIYKHFKSDNASFQKFPVFYRWMAWFHLYFILLVLFQFSLMLGLHFENWNPYFISYFSQSSFVLINSIALFFYPDILYGMLPVQKRSKPVVSKILAPQDDLFDRQVQMWQEKKIFLNPKLTLVELAKESDMNARQLSQVIRSQSGYEIRDFINQQRVIYIKEVFAGQPEKIQSITIAALAEEAGFNSRAAFYNAFKKFTGTTPKDYLKQMDPKLTIDEELRIRNLKMDRL; from the coding sequence TTGTCTTCGTCGGCAATTCCAATTGAGGTTGTTTTTTGTTGGATCGGTTCATTTTGTGGTGGTCTGACCGGAATGGTATTGCTGTTTGCGAAAGGAAATAAAATTATTGCCAACAGGTATCTCGGTTTCTTTTTCCTGATTTTTTCCTTTGCGATATTTGTGGGCAGTTTTGCATTCAATGATTTGTTTCTCCGGTTTCCACAACTGTTCAGGTTAGACAGTCCATTTACATATGCTTTAATGCCCATGCTCTATCTGTTTGTCAGGAACAGTATTGATCCGGGTTTCCGGTTGAGGAAATGGAACTGGTTATTGTTTCTTCCGGCATTGCTGAACCTCGTGGAGTTTCTGCCATTGTATTTTTCTTCCCGAGAAGCTAAGCTGGCCATGATTCAAGTTTATGCCGCGAAAGGCAGTTACCTGTTGCCCTTTCATTTTCCGGCAAAAACAATATGGACGGGATTACTGATCGGCATTAATCTTTCACTCATTTATAAACATTTTAAAAGCGATAATGCCTCTTTTCAAAAGTTCCCGGTTTTTTATCGCTGGATGGCATGGTTCCATTTGTACTTCATTCTGCTTGTGTTGTTCCAGTTTAGTCTGATGCTCGGCCTTCATTTTGAAAACTGGAACCCTTACTTCATCTCCTATTTTTCACAGTCTTCTTTTGTGTTGATCAACAGTATTGCATTGTTTTTCTATCCCGACATTCTGTATGGCATGCTGCCTGTTCAAAAGAGGAGCAAGCCGGTGGTTTCAAAAATCCTGGCACCTCAGGATGATTTATTTGATCGCCAGGTTCAGATGTGGCAGGAAAAGAAAATTTTTCTGAACCCTAAACTCACTCTTGTCGAATTAGCTAAAGAATCAGACATGAATGCCAGGCAACTTTCACAGGTGATCAGAAGTCAGTCAGGATATGAAATACGTGACTTCATCAATCAACAAAGAGTGATTTATATTAAAGAAGTGTTTGCGGGACAACCAGAGAAAATACAGTCCATTACAATTGCAGCACTCGCGGAAGAAGCGGGCTTCAATTCACGCGCGGCTTTCTATAATGCTTTTAAAAAGTTCACCGGCACCACGCCGAAGGATTATCTGAAGCAGATGGATCCGAAGTTGACGATTGATGAGGAATTGAGAATTAGGAATTTAAAAATGGATAGACTTTAG
- a CDS encoding arylsulfatase — protein sequence MTKLKIQCLLSLVIITLLGVSCNQQQNTAPAKTSASTFNGDIKLDVRDSKPDWAPYIRKKAPEGSPNILIILYDDTGLGAWSPYGGRISMPTMDKLAADGLTYTQWHTVALCSPTRSCINTGRNHNLNGMGAITEGANGFPGYSCQLPAQAATMAQILNENGWSTFWIGKDHNVPETDLSAGANKSQWPLQQGYDRFYGFIGGETNQFYPDLTEDNHAIEQPYGPEKGYHLSKDLADQAIKMISDQKSANPSKPWFMWYCPGANHAPHQAPEDYIAKYKGKFDDGYDAYRKWVLPRMIERGILPKGTELTEFNPMPEEQAAPGDYVRPWDKLSADEKKLFSRLCEVYAAFSEYTDVEIGRIIDHLKASGQYDNTIIMYAADNGASGEGSPSGSVNENKFFNGYPDELSENMKLIDELGGPNTYEHYPTGWAAAFSTPFKMFKRYSNYSGGTADPLVISWPKGIKAHGEVRNQYHHAVDIVPTILEICGLEMPKVYRGVEQYPLSGVSMKYTFDAKPDDPTQKHVQYYTMLGTRAIWQDGWKAVAVHAPLTDKGHFDQDKWELYHTDVDRSESKDLAKENPEKLEALKKLYDEEAKKNFAYPLDDRTATQILTLERPEEEPKTDNYTYYPHTSAVPEAVAVNIRGKSYKIVSNVEITDANASGVIFAHGSRFGGHSLFIKDHKLYYVYNFLGITQQQFVSAVLKPGKYTFGMEFTKEKAGEHGESIGTAKLYINDKEVATGPMTAQVGKFTLVGDGLCVGYDSGDPVSKLYDSPGEFKGGHIAFVKVNTGTEKYLDMEMEAQRAFSKE from the coding sequence ATGACAAAACTGAAAATTCAATGCCTGTTGTCGCTTGTTATAATCACTTTGCTTGGCGTTAGTTGCAACCAGCAGCAAAATACAGCGCCTGCAAAAACATCGGCATCAACATTTAATGGCGACATCAAGCTCGATGTCCGCGATTCAAAACCTGACTGGGCACCTTACATTCGAAAAAAGGCGCCTGAAGGTTCGCCTAATATTCTCATCATTCTTTATGATGATACAGGCCTTGGCGCATGGTCACCTTACGGTGGAAGAATAAGCATGCCCACCATGGATAAGCTGGCTGCGGACGGTTTAACTTATACACAATGGCATACAGTTGCGCTTTGTTCTCCAACACGTTCCTGCATCAATACCGGACGTAATCACAATCTTAATGGTATGGGAGCTATTACTGAAGGCGCCAATGGATTTCCGGGTTACAGTTGTCAGTTGCCTGCACAGGCTGCAACCATGGCGCAGATATTAAATGAAAATGGTTGGAGCACTTTCTGGATTGGAAAGGACCACAATGTTCCGGAGACCGATCTCTCTGCAGGTGCTAACAAGAGTCAATGGCCATTGCAACAGGGTTATGATCGTTTTTACGGCTTTATCGGTGGAGAAACCAATCAGTTTTATCCTGACCTGACGGAAGATAATCATGCCATTGAACAGCCTTACGGACCTGAAAAAGGTTATCACTTATCAAAGGATCTTGCCGATCAGGCAATCAAAATGATCAGCGATCAGAAATCAGCTAATCCTTCCAAGCCGTGGTTCATGTGGTATTGCCCGGGAGCAAACCATGCACCGCACCAGGCACCTGAAGATTATATAGCAAAGTACAAAGGCAAATTTGATGATGGGTATGATGCATACAGGAAATGGGTGTTGCCGCGCATGATTGAAAGAGGCATCTTGCCAAAGGGAACTGAACTGACCGAATTTAATCCGATGCCGGAAGAGCAGGCTGCACCGGGAGATTATGTACGTCCATGGGATAAACTTAGTGCGGATGAAAAGAAATTATTCTCGCGTTTATGCGAAGTCTATGCAGCGTTCTCTGAATATACAGATGTAGAAATCGGAAGGATCATAGATCACCTGAAAGCTTCAGGCCAATATGATAATACGATCATTATGTATGCTGCCGATAACGGCGCATCGGGTGAAGGAAGTCCGAGCGGTTCTGTAAATGAAAATAAATTCTTTAATGGCTATCCCGATGAATTATCGGAGAACATGAAGCTGATTGATGAATTGGGCGGACCGAATACTTACGAGCACTACCCGACAGGCTGGGCGGCTGCTTTTTCCACGCCGTTTAAAATGTTTAAACGTTATTCAAATTACTCAGGCGGCACAGCGGATCCATTGGTAATTTCATGGCCAAAAGGTATTAAAGCTCATGGCGAAGTGCGGAACCAATATCATCATGCAGTTGATATCGTTCCCACCATTTTAGAAATCTGCGGATTGGAAATGCCGAAGGTTTACCGTGGTGTAGAGCAATATCCGTTGTCAGGTGTTTCGATGAAATATACTTTCGACGCAAAACCCGATGACCCAACTCAGAAACATGTGCAGTATTATACTATGCTCGGAACAAGAGCGATCTGGCAGGATGGCTGGAAAGCGGTTGCCGTGCATGCGCCACTTACTGACAAAGGACATTTTGATCAGGATAAATGGGAATTATATCATACAGACGTTGACCGCTCAGAGTCAAAAGATCTTGCTAAAGAGAATCCTGAAAAGTTGGAAGCATTAAAAAAATTATATGATGAAGAAGCGAAGAAAAATTTTGCTTATCCGTTGGATGATCGCACCGCAACTCAGATTTTAACATTGGAACGTCCGGAGGAAGAACCCAAAACTGACAACTATACTTATTATCCGCACACCAGTGCAGTACCTGAAGCGGTAGCAGTTAATATAAGAGGCAAATCTTACAAGATCGTTTCCAACGTAGAGATTACGGATGCCAATGCTTCGGGAGTAATTTTTGCGCACGGTTCCCGCTTTGGCGGACATAGCTTATTCATCAAAGATCATAAGTTGTATTATGTGTATAATTTTTTGGGCATTACACAACAACAATTTGTGTCGGCTGTGCTTAAGCCCGGTAAATACACTTTTGGTATGGAGTTCACAAAAGAAAAAGCCGGGGAACATGGTGAGTCCATTGGCACCGCTAAGCTTTATATAAATGACAAGGAAGTTGCCACAGGCCCGATGACCGCGCAGGTAGGAAAATTCACCCTGGTGGGCGATGGATTATGTGTAGGTTATGATAGCGGCGATCCCGTGAGTAAGCTGTATGATTCACCGGGTGAATTTAAAGGAGGTCATATTGCATTCGTAAAAGTGAACACAGGAACAGAAAAATATCTTGATATGGAAATGGAAGCGCAAAGGGCTTTCAGCAAAGAATAA
- a CDS encoding GtrA family protein has product MRTLVLAVGDFFYPPFKSIFSLQTFRYAACGGFTTLMGIVLYYIGFHFVFKKEVVHLYGRLALEPHIAADYLFALWITFPIGFYLNRFIVFQESNLKSSVQLFRYFVVTVAAVCINYFFLKLFIEGFGLYPTIAKIFTTAFVILFSYVSQRNFTFKK; this is encoded by the coding sequence ATAAGAACACTGGTGCTGGCAGTGGGAGACTTTTTTTACCCTCCATTTAAAAGCATATTCTCCCTGCAAACATTCAGGTATGCGGCCTGCGGTGGCTTTACCACGCTGATGGGAATTGTGCTCTATTACATCGGATTCCATTTTGTTTTCAAAAAAGAAGTAGTCCATTTATACGGCAGGCTTGCACTGGAACCACATATTGCGGCCGATTATTTATTTGCTTTATGGATTACATTTCCAATTGGTTTTTATTTAAACCGGTTCATTGTTTTTCAGGAATCGAATCTTAAGAGCAGCGTACAGTTGTTCAGGTATTTTGTAGTTACCGTTGCTGCAGTTTGCATCAACTATTTTTTCCTCAAATTATTTATTGAAGGTTTTGGATTATATCCGACAATAGCTAAAATATTTACTACCGCTTTTGTTATTTTATTCAGTTACGTAAGTCAGCGTAATTTTACTTTTAAGAAATGA
- a CDS encoding T9SS type A sorting domain-containing protein, with translation MKSIILLSLSILLMSAVNAQISLQYSLPSINNASFSIIKFGLAGDQYVLIDYSTNQITVYNLNQVLEKTIDIPASVIVTNYQVYYISDNLFDLDSSLEYLVNKPIIPGVYSNTYIVKEDGTILLEADSAIISNFTNPNLISDFANVYPTPDGTKLILYKKNSGYQVYSLPGTLPCHECNNGVFTGNFSPENPDRNGTNLSNPFPNPTDNLTRIDYNLPKGINQGELIFFNTNGVEVKRFNVSNVFSFIYVSANDLPQGTYFFTLKTTQGITEGKKLVVVK, from the coding sequence TTGAAAAGCATCATTCTACTTTCGTTGTCCATTCTTTTAATGAGTGCTGTTAATGCACAAATAAGTTTGCAGTATTCATTGCCTTCTATCAATAATGCTTCATTCAGCATCATTAAGTTTGGTTTGGCAGGCGATCAATATGTGCTGATTGATTATTCAACAAACCAGATCACCGTTTACAATTTGAATCAGGTACTTGAAAAAACAATTGATATCCCTGCTTCCGTGATTGTAACAAATTACCAGGTCTATTACATTTCTGATAACTTGTTCGATCTTGATTCCAGCTTAGAATACCTCGTGAACAAGCCCATTATTCCAGGCGTTTACTCTAATACCTATATCGTAAAAGAGGATGGTACAATTCTTTTGGAGGCTGACAGTGCGATCATCTCTAATTTTACTAATCCCAATCTGATTTCTGATTTTGCGAATGTTTATCCGACGCCTGATGGTACAAAATTGATTCTGTATAAAAAGAATTCCGGATACCAGGTATATTCACTTCCAGGCACCTTGCCTTGTCATGAATGTAACAATGGAGTTTTTACTGGAAATTTTTCTCCTGAAAATCCTGATCGCAACGGCACTAATCTTTCCAATCCCTTTCCGAATCCCACGGACAATCTCACGCGCATTGATTATAACTTGCCGAAGGGAATAAATCAAGGAGAACTGATTTTCTTCAATACGAACGGAGTTGAAGTAAAAAGATTTAATGTATCGAATGTATTCAGCTTCATTTATGTGTCTGCCAACGATTTGCCACAAGGCACTTATTTTTTCACACTGAAAACAACACAGGGAATAACTGAGGGAAAGAAACTTGTGGTGGTAAAGTAG